One Leptospira bouyouniensis DNA window includes the following coding sequences:
- a CDS encoding 16S rRNA (uracil(1498)-N(3))-methyltransferase, with product MSEPGLILFRTPFQKQNQIELTKEELNHLRALRLQQAQTTIQIRDGIGGLYNYLYTPNSKNLVFQNEELIPRKMNRKKIAIALPKGNRLDFFLQKVTEVGLDEVVFLVFRHSIRKEFNLERAEKIVREAAAQSKQTEILNLSIESAKEWMDAHKESLVVFHPFAKDSFQIQSLVGKIPVIGPEGGYHAEEEEWMDKNQIPKLTLPGGVLRTETCGIVAASFLVYGT from the coding sequence GAACTCACAAAAGAAGAGTTAAATCATTTAAGAGCACTCCGTTTACAACAAGCACAAACAACCATCCAAATTCGAGATGGTATAGGTGGGTTATATAATTATCTCTACACTCCCAATTCTAAAAATTTAGTTTTCCAAAACGAAGAATTGATCCCGAGAAAAATGAATCGTAAAAAAATTGCGATCGCTTTACCAAAAGGGAATCGTCTGGATTTTTTTTTACAAAAAGTGACCGAAGTAGGTTTGGATGAAGTCGTATTTTTGGTCTTTCGTCATTCAATCCGAAAGGAATTTAATTTGGAACGGGCTGAAAAAATTGTAAGAGAAGCTGCGGCTCAATCGAAACAAACAGAAATTTTAAATTTATCTATTGAATCAGCGAAAGAATGGATGGATGCACATAAAGAAAGTTTGGTGGTATTCCATCCATTTGCAAAAGATTCTTTCCAAATCCAAAGTTTGGTTGGGAAAATTCCAGTGATTGGACCTGAAGGTGGATATCATGCAGAGGAAGAGGAATGGATGGACAAGAATCAAATTCCAAAACTTACACTACCTGGGGGAGTTCTCCGCACGGAAACTTGCGGAATCGTAGCCGCAAGTTTTTTGGTCTATGGAACTTAA
- a CDS encoding LIC10775 family protein, which produces MGRENQSLKKNHSKGYLLFCQTHWKNLIINFIVLFCFVSTSVFSQTRNDIIVDPLLQKPWIPDAEEEESRSYHRFLTEFKNKQSSVKKKDSFGRNYLMSPAGKIRFLIDDEYYKEFPIQKEADIASKELEVLYEVRKEKDVVFLGKGIHLCYRLKKEKDSGFFPEWLIRSNEITNRAANEWSDQTIPLDLVSDPYGCYVDERSPMDFLYLESESFRYRLKIPSSLRYEGLYGNRLGIYGENRDSIYRLVRFVEFLSNYLPEGQTEWDEALKLQTSGKKKKTVPKIILSIGSSFDKVKPLRDTKNYFVFWDSVRSLTKSLMNRLQFKRSDVNGQYVSEWVEVDDIGNPIPMEMKEYYVYNAPRGYFLSLSYPKREKDKADKYWNTIRTSFTVKD; this is translated from the coding sequence ATGGGCCGAGAGAATCAATCTCTCAAAAAGAACCATTCGAAAGGGTATCTTTTATTCTGCCAGACTCATTGGAAAAACCTAATCATAAATTTCATTGTGCTTTTTTGTTTTGTAAGCACTTCCGTATTCTCGCAAACGCGAAATGATATCATCGTTGACCCACTCTTGCAAAAACCTTGGATCCCTGATGCAGAAGAAGAGGAAAGTCGAAGTTACCATCGCTTTTTAACTGAATTCAAAAACAAACAATCCTCAGTGAAAAAAAAAGATAGTTTTGGAAGGAACTACCTCATGTCCCCCGCAGGTAAAATTCGGTTTTTAATTGATGATGAGTATTATAAAGAATTTCCCATCCAAAAGGAAGCTGATATTGCTTCGAAAGAGTTAGAAGTATTATATGAAGTAAGAAAGGAAAAGGATGTAGTGTTTCTTGGAAAAGGAATTCATCTTTGTTATCGTTTAAAAAAAGAAAAAGACTCAGGATTTTTCCCAGAATGGCTTATCCGATCCAATGAAATCACAAACAGAGCAGCAAATGAATGGTCGGACCAAACAATTCCATTGGATTTAGTTAGTGATCCTTATGGTTGTTATGTGGATGAGAGATCTCCGATGGATTTTTTATACCTTGAGTCAGAGTCATTTCGGTATCGATTGAAAATTCCATCTTCCTTACGATATGAAGGTTTGTATGGAAATCGTCTCGGAATCTATGGAGAGAACCGAGATAGTATCTATCGTCTAGTACGTTTTGTTGAATTTTTATCCAATTATTTGCCAGAGGGGCAAACAGAATGGGATGAAGCCTTAAAACTACAAACTTCAGGTAAAAAAAAGAAAACAGTTCCAAAAATCATTTTGTCAATTGGTTCAAGTTTTGATAAAGTAAAACCGCTAAGAGATACCAAAAATTATTTTGTATTCTGGGATTCAGTTCGTTCCTTAACAAAAAGTTTAATGAATCGACTCCAATTCAAACGTTCCGATGTGAACGGTCAGTATGTAAGTGAATGGGTGGAGGTGGATGATATCGGAAATCCAATCCCTATGGAGATGAAAGAATATTATGTTTATAATGCACCGAGAGGATATTTTTTATCATTGTCCTATCCCAAAAGAGAAAAGGATAAAGCTGACAAGTATTGGAATACAATTCGCACTAGTTTTACTGTAAAAGATTAG
- the kdpA gene encoding potassium-transporting ATPase subunit KdpA, producing the protein MVELLYFPFFIGLLLLVSPFIGYYMAFILNAKGLPLEGALKRFLFSGEPRSQTPKQYLQSLIIFHLFGGILLFLILRYQNLLPMNSLKLVGMDWDLALNTTISFITNTNWQAYSGESQLSNFSQMVGLTPQNFLSAGVGVSVLAYVSRAITSSETKHFGNFWLDLFRSSFYILLPISIIIALLLVSQGVIQSFAEPITSVSSTGNIRIIPMGTAASQIAIKQLGTNGGGFFGVNSAHPFENPTPISNFIELFSILVLPASCVFLYGKITNSFRHAWVVFFVMLSLFVIGFLCVFYSEMNHPGFWEGKEARFTLTESSLWLSATTAASNGSVNSMHDSYSPLAGGIAIFQMMLGEIIFGGIGTGMYGMILFLILTVFLSGLMTGRTPEYFGKKIGSYEIKWTLFGILAPTLCILIGTTFTLLLNNGYTANGPHALSQILYAFSSAAGNNGSAFAGFGADTLWGNLSLGISMLVGRFGVICAVVMVCGSFGSKITTKTSEGNFKIDSLLFGILTFSVIIIVCGLSFFPVLALGPILEELFIQSGVFF; encoded by the coding sequence ATGGTTGAATTACTTTACTTTCCGTTTTTTATAGGATTACTGCTACTAGTCTCACCATTCATCGGTTATTACATGGCATTCATACTCAATGCTAAAGGATTACCATTAGAAGGAGCCTTGAAACGATTTTTGTTTTCGGGAGAACCAAGAAGCCAAACTCCAAAACAATATTTACAAAGTTTAATCATTTTCCATCTCTTTGGTGGGATCCTATTATTTTTGATTTTAAGATACCAAAACTTATTGCCAATGAATTCTTTAAAACTTGTTGGAATGGATTGGGATTTGGCGTTAAATACAACAATTTCTTTTATCACAAATACAAATTGGCAGGCTTATTCTGGAGAAAGCCAACTCAGCAATTTTTCGCAAATGGTCGGACTCACTCCTCAAAATTTTCTAAGTGCTGGGGTAGGAGTATCAGTTTTAGCATATGTGAGTCGAGCAATCACATCCTCAGAAACGAAACATTTTGGAAATTTTTGGTTAGATTTATTTCGTTCGAGTTTCTATATACTTCTACCAATCTCTATAATCATTGCATTGTTATTGGTTTCGCAAGGAGTGATACAAAGTTTTGCGGAACCGATTACAAGTGTTAGTTCTACAGGAAATATTCGAATCATTCCGATGGGTACTGCTGCCTCCCAAATAGCAATCAAACAATTAGGTACGAATGGTGGGGGTTTTTTTGGAGTCAATAGTGCTCATCCTTTTGAAAATCCAACTCCAATTTCCAATTTTATAGAACTCTTTTCCATTCTAGTCTTACCTGCCTCTTGTGTGTTTTTATATGGTAAAATTACAAATTCGTTCCGGCATGCTTGGGTTGTGTTCTTCGTTATGCTGAGTTTGTTTGTAATTGGATTTCTATGCGTATTCTATTCTGAAATGAACCATCCTGGGTTTTGGGAAGGTAAGGAAGCTAGATTCACTTTAACAGAATCTTCTCTTTGGTTATCAGCAACTACAGCTGCATCAAATGGCTCTGTGAACTCAATGCACGATAGTTATTCTCCGCTAGCAGGTGGAATTGCAATATTTCAAATGATGTTAGGTGAAATTATCTTTGGTGGTATCGGAACTGGTATGTATGGAATGATCCTATTTTTAATTTTAACCGTTTTTTTATCTGGACTAATGACAGGTCGAACTCCAGAATACTTTGGTAAAAAAATAGGAAGTTATGAAATTAAATGGACTTTGTTTGGGATATTGGCACCCACTCTATGCATACTTATAGGGACTACTTTCACATTACTTTTGAATAACGGTTATACGGCGAATGGTCCTCATGCTTTATCCCAAATTTTATATGCTTTTAGTTCTGCAGCAGGGAACAATGGATCGGCATTTGCAGGTTTTGGAGCGGATACTCTTTGGGGGAATTTATCACTTGGAATATCAATGTTAGTTGGTCGATTTGGCGTGATTTGTGCAGTTGTGATGGTATGTGGGAGTTTTGGAAGCAAAATTACAACGAAAACGTCTGAAGGAAATTTTAAAATCGATTCGCTATTGTTCGGAATCTTAACTTTCTCAGTGATCATTATTGTCTGTGGATTGTCTTTTTTTCCAGTTTTAGCTTTGGGACCAATTCTAGAAGAATTGTTCATTCAAAGTGGTGTCTTTTTTTAA
- the kdpB gene encoding potassium-transporting ATPase subunit KdpB → MNSKTLFSKDLIQESIWNSIQKFSPKYAFSNPVMATVWVGTSILLIQTIYFLLTNTPLQNEVPILLWLILTLFFANFAESVAESRGKARADSLKKTRSSTATKKVNAVGDTQFTLITSNELKIDDIVLVEAGAIIPSDGEVISGIASVDESAVTGESAPVIRESGGDRSAVTGGTKVISDFLYIKITSKPGESFIDKMISMIEGATRQKTPNEIALGILLFALTILFFLGVVTLIPIANFVGNQIGENWHFSFSVWLALFVCLIPTTIAALLSAIGISGMERLIRYNVIAKSGKAVEAAGDIHVLLLDKTGTITLGNREAHRFYPVDGVSEEELADASQLSSLSDETPEGRSIVILAKQKYSIRERNLNSLDVRWIPFTASTRMSGVEIYEKGNVIRNIRKGAIDAIRKHIESLGGVFNLDHQKISDEISRKGSTPILVSEGNRLLGIIELKDIVKGGLKERFAYLRRMGIRTVMITGDNPLTAAAIAAEAGVDDFIAEATPEAKLKRIREEQANGYLVAMIGDGTNDAPALAQSDVGVAMNTGTQTAREAGNMIDLDSNPSKLIEIVEIGKQLLMTRGALTTFSIANDVAKYFAIIPALFLPLGSLNIMRLSNPDNAILSAVIFNALVIPTLIPLALRGVKYVPKSPDQALLRNFIIYGGGGMVFPFFGIKLIDMILSGVSL, encoded by the coding sequence ATGAACTCTAAAACCTTATTCTCAAAAGATCTGATTCAGGAATCTATTTGGAATTCGATTCAAAAATTTTCTCCAAAATATGCTTTTTCCAATCCAGTGATGGCAACCGTTTGGGTCGGTACAAGTATCCTATTGATTCAGACTATCTATTTCTTGTTAACCAATACGCCACTTCAAAATGAAGTTCCTATTTTGTTATGGTTAATCCTTACACTTTTCTTTGCGAATTTTGCCGAAAGTGTAGCGGAAAGTAGAGGTAAGGCAAGGGCAGATAGTCTTAAGAAAACTAGATCATCAACTGCTACAAAAAAAGTGAATGCTGTCGGAGATACACAATTTACACTAATCACATCGAATGAACTAAAGATCGATGATATCGTGTTAGTCGAAGCAGGTGCAATCATTCCATCTGATGGTGAAGTAATTTCTGGTATTGCAAGTGTGGACGAATCCGCAGTAACGGGAGAGTCGGCTCCAGTGATCCGTGAAAGTGGAGGCGATCGCTCCGCCGTCACCGGTGGTACAAAAGTGATTTCCGATTTTCTTTATATCAAAATTACATCGAAACCTGGTGAAAGTTTTATCGATAAAATGATTTCGATGATAGAAGGTGCAACAAGACAAAAAACACCAAATGAAATTGCATTGGGAATTTTACTTTTTGCACTGACAATTTTGTTTTTTTTGGGTGTCGTCACTCTGATCCCAATCGCAAACTTTGTAGGGAATCAAATCGGTGAAAATTGGCATTTTAGTTTTTCCGTTTGGCTTGCGCTCTTTGTTTGTTTGATTCCTACTACGATTGCTGCATTACTGAGTGCGATTGGTATTTCTGGTATGGAAAGACTCATTCGATATAATGTAATCGCAAAGAGTGGAAAAGCTGTCGAAGCTGCCGGTGATATACATGTTTTATTATTAGATAAAACAGGCACCATAACTTTAGGCAATCGAGAAGCACATCGTTTTTATCCGGTGGACGGTGTATCGGAAGAGGAATTAGCTGATGCTTCCCAACTCTCTTCGTTGTCAGATGAGACACCTGAAGGTCGTTCAATCGTAATTCTTGCAAAACAAAAATATTCAATACGAGAAAGAAATTTAAATTCGCTAGATGTTCGATGGATTCCGTTTACTGCCTCCACAAGAATGAGTGGAGTTGAAATTTATGAGAAAGGAAATGTCATTCGAAATATACGAAAGGGGGCTATTGATGCCATTCGTAAACATATTGAATCTCTAGGTGGGGTATTTAATTTAGATCACCAAAAAATTTCAGATGAAATTTCAAGAAAAGGAAGCACTCCAATTCTTGTATCAGAAGGGAATCGACTTTTAGGAATCATAGAACTTAAAGACATTGTGAAAGGTGGGCTTAAAGAAAGATTCGCATATCTCAGAAGAATGGGAATTCGGACAGTAATGATTACCGGCGATAATCCACTGACAGCAGCTGCAATTGCAGCGGAAGCTGGTGTTGATGATTTCATTGCAGAAGCAACTCCTGAAGCAAAATTAAAAAGAATCCGAGAAGAACAAGCAAACGGGTATTTGGTGGCAATGATTGGAGATGGAACTAATGATGCCCCCGCACTTGCTCAATCAGATGTGGGAGTCGCCATGAATACGGGTACTCAAACAGCAAGGGAAGCAGGAAATATGATCGATTTAGATAGCAATCCAAGCAAACTCATTGAAATTGTAGAAATTGGAAAACAACTTTTGATGACGAGAGGCGCATTAACTACCTTTAGCATCGCAAATGATGTTGCAAAATATTTTGCAATCATTCCTGCCTTATTTTTACCACTAGGATCTCTCAACATCATGCGATTATCGAATCCTGATAATGCGATTTTATCTGCGGTAATTTTTAATGCATTAGTGATCCCAACATTAATCCCACTTGCTCTTCGAGGAGTGAAATATGTTCCGAAATCACCAGACCAAGCTTTACTTAGAAATTTTATCATCTATGGAGGTGGAGGAATGGTATTTCCATTTTTTGGGATTAAATTAATTGATATGATTTTATCCGGAGTAAGTTTATGA
- a CDS encoding potassium-transporting ATPase subunit C, with the protein MNSKNIANDWEVSIRFLFISILVLGFMYPLIITLLSQSLGTHLANGSLIYQDKQVIGSSLLAKNEERTDLFLYRPSANQYDTIPSSASNLGPSSMELKKQVEERKKVLISAGIRPEHCQELLYTSGSGLDPHITSECAREQGKVLSFITKIPIETIDGMIDQFVEKSYFGFIGRERVNVTKLNIAWKQFTHE; encoded by the coding sequence ATGAATTCTAAAAATATTGCAAATGATTGGGAAGTGAGCATTCGGTTTTTGTTTATTTCCATTTTGGTTTTGGGATTTATGTATCCTCTAATAATTACACTTCTCAGTCAGTCTTTGGGAACTCATTTGGCGAACGGAAGTTTGATATACCAAGACAAACAAGTGATAGGTTCATCACTTTTAGCGAAAAATGAGGAACGGACTGATTTGTTTTTATATCGGCCAAGTGCCAATCAATATGATACCATTCCCAGTAGCGCATCCAATTTGGGTCCATCGAGTATGGAATTGAAAAAACAAGTGGAAGAGAGGAAAAAAGTTTTAATCTCCGCTGGGATTCGTCCTGAACATTGCCAAGAATTGCTTTATACATCAGGTTCAGGTTTGGATCCTCATATAACTTCCGAATGCGCTAGAGAACAAGGAAAAGTTTTAAGTTTTATAACTAAAATTCCTATCGAAACAATCGATGGTATGATCGACCAATTTGTTGAAAAATCATACTTTGGTTTTATAGGCAGAGAAAGAGTAAACGTTACAAAATTAAACATAGCTTGGAAACAATTTACACATGAATGA
- a CDS encoding sensor histidine kinase, protein MNEGRRPEDFLSLANQSEPRKFGSLKIYFGMSPGVGKTYAMLTEAHHLIEEGEDVKIGIVETHGRSETKNLLDGLSSFPLKKIEYRGKVWEEMDVESILKEKPNYVLVDELAHTNIPGSLNNKRYQDVFLLLDAGINVLSTVNVQHLESQVDSVEKILQSPVKETIPDKILERADELVLIDIIPDELLKRLSDGRVYVPEKINAAKENFFRKENLTYLRELSLSYTAKYVEKKMPQGRERIMVAISASPHSKTLLRTAKRLSLERNSDFYAFFSESEEVNDTESALAIRSHIRLAKELGAEVIHSFESDPVFGILSAVHEKRIHRLVMGGSKKRFFHSLFQKNITEKILNYLRDVELIIIPYQENRKFNFDFYKRLIPSSSFRQYAAIFVLTSFVTLINLLLLNFISYWTISILYLFYVALLGMFFSRGPVLLAAILSASFWNFLFIPPLYTFYISKLEDALMFVIFMLIALINGGLTARLKKNETKLRSREEKLSILYELAQNLSKTSSSKEIVQTGDTYFKRIFPFPVKLHLYQSGEFLPMIVDSKDLAVATWTVKNGKPAGRFTETLSLSNATFYPLVSPGGITGVINVVSLYEPTLEQEIMLNTVASQVALALDRDVLSEDSKKNYLLKESEKLYNLVFNSLSHELKTPLTAIRGSASALLDPEIESNPIARRALLEEIQENSLVLNLLLGNLLDISRIESGYLSLKKEKVYPSEIIQDAISYLGRTKSNHTIEVKLGDFDFPIEMDRILFSHAIFNLLYNACLYTQEGSTIWISLENSDNESLRWIVEDNGTGLPFDSSRIFQKFYRGESSGKIGTGLGLAITKSIVDLHGGHIEALNRKEGGARFVIDIPCKFQ, encoded by the coding sequence ATGAATGAAGGCCGTCGTCCCGAAGATTTTTTGTCACTAGCGAACCAATCGGAGCCTCGCAAATTTGGAAGTTTGAAAATTTACTTCGGGATGTCTCCTGGAGTTGGAAAAACGTATGCGATGCTTACCGAAGCTCACCATTTAATCGAAGAAGGTGAAGACGTCAAAATAGGAATTGTGGAAACACATGGACGTTCAGAAACAAAAAATTTACTCGATGGTCTAAGCTCCTTCCCTTTAAAAAAAATTGAATATCGTGGGAAAGTTTGGGAAGAAATGGATGTGGAATCTATTCTAAAAGAGAAACCAAATTATGTATTAGTGGATGAATTGGCCCATACCAATATCCCTGGATCACTGAATAACAAAAGATACCAAGATGTTTTTCTCCTGTTAGATGCAGGAATCAATGTTTTATCAACAGTTAATGTTCAACACTTAGAAAGTCAGGTTGATTCGGTGGAAAAAATATTGCAAAGTCCCGTAAAGGAAACCATTCCCGATAAAATTTTGGAGAGGGCAGACGAACTTGTTCTCATCGATATTATTCCTGATGAGTTATTAAAACGATTATCTGATGGTAGAGTTTACGTACCAGAAAAAATCAATGCCGCAAAAGAAAATTTTTTTCGTAAAGAAAATCTAACTTATTTGAGAGAACTATCACTTTCTTATACAGCAAAGTATGTAGAGAAAAAAATGCCTCAAGGAAGGGAACGGATTATGGTTGCAATTTCGGCTAGCCCACATTCCAAAACACTCCTTAGAACCGCCAAACGATTGTCATTGGAAAGAAATTCTGATTTTTATGCGTTCTTTTCTGAAAGTGAAGAAGTTAATGATACAGAGTCAGCATTGGCAATTCGTTCTCACATCAGGCTTGCAAAAGAGTTAGGGGCAGAAGTCATTCATTCATTTGAATCAGATCCAGTTTTTGGTATTTTATCCGCAGTCCATGAAAAAAGAATCCATAGATTGGTCATGGGTGGTTCCAAAAAAAGATTTTTCCATTCCTTATTCCAGAAAAACATAACGGAAAAAATTTTAAATTACTTACGTGATGTTGAATTGATAATCATTCCTTACCAAGAAAATAGAAAATTTAATTTTGATTTTTATAAAAGATTGATACCTTCCTCTAGTTTTCGCCAATATGCAGCAATATTTGTTTTAACTTCTTTTGTTACACTCATTAACTTATTACTCCTAAATTTTATCAGTTATTGGACTATTTCGATTTTGTATTTGTTTTATGTTGCCCTACTAGGAATGTTTTTTAGTAGAGGACCAGTCCTACTTGCAGCCATTTTATCCGCAAGTTTTTGGAATTTTTTATTTATCCCTCCTTTATATACTTTTTATATTTCAAAGTTAGAAGATGCCTTAATGTTTGTTATATTTATGTTGATTGCCTTAATTAATGGCGGATTAACAGCAAGATTAAAGAAAAATGAAACCAAACTTAGATCGAGAGAGGAAAAGTTATCCATTTTATATGAATTAGCTCAGAATTTATCAAAAACATCCTCATCAAAGGAGATTGTACAAACAGGCGATACTTATTTTAAAAGAATTTTCCCTTTCCCTGTGAAATTACATTTATACCAGTCGGGTGAATTTTTACCGATGATCGTAGATTCCAAAGATCTAGCGGTTGCCACATGGACAGTAAAAAATGGAAAACCCGCAGGAAGATTTACTGAAACCTTGTCTCTTTCGAATGCAACCTTTTATCCACTTGTTTCGCCCGGAGGAATCACCGGTGTCATAAATGTTGTTTCATTATATGAACCTACTTTAGAACAAGAAATAATGTTAAATACAGTGGCAAGCCAGGTGGCGCTTGCTCTTGATAGAGATGTATTATCTGAAGATTCAAAAAAGAATTATTTACTGAAAGAATCCGAAAAGTTATACAATTTAGTTTTTAACTCTTTGTCACATGAGTTAAAAACTCCCTTAACTGCCATTAGAGGCTCTGCTTCGGCATTACTTGATCCCGAGATAGAATCAAATCCGATTGCAAGACGAGCTCTTTTAGAAGAAATCCAAGAAAATTCATTGGTTTTGAATTTATTACTTGGGAATCTTTTGGATATTAGTCGGATAGAGTCTGGATATTTATCGTTAAAGAAAGAAAAGGTTTATCCATCGGAAATAATCCAAGATGCTATTTCCTACCTAGGTAGAACAAAATCAAATCATACAATCGAGGTCAAACTTGGTGATTTTGATTTTCCCATAGAAATGGATCGAATTCTATTTTCCCATGCTATTTTTAATTTATTGTATAATGCTTGTTTGTACACTCAGGAAGGATCAACAATTTGGATTTCATTAGAAAATAGCGATAACGAATCGCTTCGTTGGATTGTTGAGGACAATGGCACTGGTTTACCTTTTGATTCGTCTCGTATCTTTCAAAAATTTTATCGTGGTGAATCCTCTGGGAAAATTGGAACTGGACTTGGTCTTGCCATTACTAAGTCTATCGTTGATTTGCATGGAGGACACATTGAAGCTTTGAATCGAAAAGAGGGTGGAGCAAGGTTTGTCATTGACATTCCCTGTAAGTTTCAATAA
- a CDS encoding response regulator transcription factor, whose amino-acid sequence MNHDLILLVDDDSAIRKMLRIALEAKGYQIIEAISKKDAIESIALRSPKLVLLDLQLPDGSGLDVIHEVRTFSELPFIVLSVMDSEEDKIALLDAGADDYITKPFSMGELLARIRTAFRRLPAEETPSNWEMGNLVIDFLNYEVQKNDKKVRLTPTEFQLLTYLIKNAGKIISHDILIKKIWGDAAQNEMNSLRVHITQLRKKIEDKPNQPKLIKTIPGVGYLWSIEYK is encoded by the coding sequence ATGAATCATGATTTAATCCTTTTAGTTGATGATGATAGTGCCATACGCAAAATGTTACGAATTGCACTTGAAGCAAAAGGATACCAAATCATTGAAGCAATCTCTAAAAAGGATGCTATCGAATCCATTGCACTCAGATCGCCTAAATTAGTATTGTTGGATTTACAACTTCCTGATGGAAGTGGATTGGATGTGATCCATGAAGTTAGGACGTTTTCCGAACTACCATTTATTGTTTTATCAGTTATGGATTCCGAAGAAGATAAAATTGCCTTACTTGATGCAGGTGCAGATGATTATATCACGAAACCCTTTAGCATGGGAGAACTTCTCGCAAGAATAAGGACAGCGTTTAGGAGATTGCCTGCGGAAGAAACTCCTTCCAATTGGGAGATGGGAAATTTAGTTATCGATTTTCTAAATTATGAAGTCCAAAAAAACGATAAAAAAGTGCGATTAACGCCAACTGAATTTCAGTTGTTAACGTATCTAATTAAAAATGCAGGTAAGATAATTTCGCATGATATATTGATTAAAAAAATATGGGGTGATGCAGCACAAAATGAAATGAATTCGCTTCGTGTTCATATCACTCAATTGCGAAAGAAAATTGAAGATAAACCAAATCAACCTAAGTTGATCAAAACGATTCCAGGTGTTGGATACCTTTGGTCAATTGAGTATAAATAA
- a CDS encoding porin, with amino-acid sequence MLNQNFIYSLQRVIEKIRQYGFFLLLWLVGLFTTSSIYSEEKVLGQEENKQAENQKSIPLPNSFQFGGMIDSYYLYNHNLPKDTERNYTTQAVRNGEFNINLAYLDARVEENKYRGRIAFQWGTSVNTNYAAELTTERYSNQNSVKNIQEAYAGFKIGRDTWIDGGIFFGNIGYESWISHNNVNYTRAYALDYVPYYSSGVRLSHQFTDKLSAQLQILNGWQNITDNNKDKSFGSQLKYNFSEHLILTLNQFAGNEAPNSERKQMRYYNNTILEWIVTDRVKLVGQFDVGAQKEKQSFVYEPWLAEYDPSLGVYRETASKAFRHWYHGTIWASFLLAPEYRLSFRVERFYDPKQVMVSTGTPNGFMSNGYTTTFDILSFEPALLRFEYVYRRSADSLFAYRDAQTSKKEDFFVVAFSMKF; translated from the coding sequence ATGTTGAATCAAAATTTTATTTATTCGTTGCAACGAGTTATAGAGAAAATTAGACAATATGGTTTTTTCTTACTTCTTTGGTTAGTCGGATTATTTACTACTTCTTCCATTTATTCGGAAGAGAAAGTTTTAGGACAGGAAGAAAACAAACAAGCGGAAAACCAAAAATCGATACCTTTACCAAATTCATTTCAATTTGGGGGTATGATCGATTCGTATTATCTTTACAATCACAATCTTCCAAAAGATACAGAACGAAATTATACAACACAAGCAGTTCGAAACGGAGAGTTTAATATCAATCTTGCATATTTGGATGCCAGAGTTGAGGAAAATAAATATAGAGGTAGAATTGCATTCCAGTGGGGGACATCAGTAAACACAAATTATGCGGCAGAACTGACAACTGAAAGATATTCAAATCAAAACTCTGTGAAAAATATCCAAGAGGCTTACGCAGGTTTTAAGATTGGTCGTGATACTTGGATTGATGGGGGAATCTTTTTTGGTAACATAGGGTACGAATCTTGGATTTCACACAATAATGTGAATTACACTAGGGCATATGCGCTAGATTACGTTCCTTATTATTCTTCGGGAGTTAGGTTATCACATCAATTCACCGACAAATTGAGTGCCCAATTACAAATTTTGAATGGTTGGCAAAATATAACTGATAACAATAAGGATAAATCTTTTGGTAGTCAATTAAAGTATAATTTTAGTGAACATCTTATTCTAACCCTCAATCAATTTGCCGGAAATGAGGCACCGAATTCAGAAAGGAAACAAATGCGATACTATAACAATACCATTTTGGAATGGATTGTAACAGATAGAGTCAAGTTAGTTGGACAATTTGATGTTGGTGCTCAAAAAGAAAAACAAAGTTTTGTTTACGAACCTTGGTTAGCTGAATATGATCCGAGTTTAGGTGTGTATCGAGAAACAGCATCGAAAGCTTTTAGACATTGGTATCATGGAACTATCTGGGCGAGTTTTCTTTTGGCTCCAGAATACCGATTGAGTTTTCGTGTGGAACGATTTTACGATCCAAAACAAGTGATGGTTTCAACTGGAACTCCGAATGGTTTTATGAGTAATGGATACACTACCACATTTGATATTCTTAGTTTTGAACCTGCTTTACTTCGTTTTGAATACGTTTACCGTAGGTCTGCCGACTCATTGTTTGCCTACCGGGATGCCCAAACCTCAAAAAAAGAAGACTTCTTTGTTGTAGCGTTTTCCATGAAGTTTTAA